GCAAATTTAACGGCTAAATTTAAAAGAAAAGCGTTGCTAGAGGAAAATTTAAGCGAGCAAAAAAGTGCTGCAAAGCGCATGCAAAAGCTGCAAACAAGGCAAAGCGCGCGAACTAGGCTAGTATTTTTAGCCGCGGCTGGCATGATTTTAGCGGTAGAAATTTACATCGCGATCTGCGTAAAGGGCGGCTTCGTGCGCCACTACGCGGGCGACGTTTTGGCGGTTATCTTGCTTTACGCTTTGACGCGGGCTACATTTAGCGCGCCGCCGTCAAATTTGCCGCTTAAAATTTTCGCGTTCGCAGCGGCTTTGGAGCTAGCGCAGTATTTTGGCGCAGTGCAAATTTTAGGCATAGAAAATAAAATTTTAAAAGTAATGATCGGCGGAACGTTTGATTTCGCCGATCTGCTCTGCTACGCTGTTGGCTGCGTCCTAGCGGGCGCTTATGAAAAATTTGAAAGTAAAATTTGGCAAATGAGAAGCGATGGATAAAGAAAAAGCCGTGCAAAAGATGACCGAGGTCATGGCGAAATTTGTCGGCTACACGGGCAAGGTGCTGCCTGACGACGTGACGGCGAAGCTGCTGGAGCTTAGTGAGCTTGAAACGCAGCCACTGGCAAAGGAGATCTACAAAACGATGTTTGAAAACCA
The nucleotide sequence above comes from Campylobacter concisus. Encoded proteins:
- a CDS encoding ribosomal maturation YjgA family protein is translated as MLEENLSEQKSAAKRMQKLQTRQSARTRLVFLAAAGMILAVEIYIAICVKGGFVRHYAGDVLAVILLYALTRATFSAPPSNLPLKIFAFAAALELAQYFGAVQILGIENKILKVMIGGTFDFADLLCYAVGCVLAGAYEKFESKIWQMRSDG